A genomic segment from Triticum dicoccoides isolate Atlit2015 ecotype Zavitan chromosome 1A, WEW_v2.0, whole genome shotgun sequence encodes:
- the LOC119269432 gene encoding coatomer subunit gamma-2-like yields the protein MAQPLVVKKDDDLDEEEYYSPFLGIEKGAVLQEARVFHDPQLDARRCCQVITKLLYLLNQGDTFTKVEATEVFFATTKLFQSKDAGLRRMVYLMIKELSPSADEVIIVTSSLMKDMNSKTDMYRANAIRVLCRIIDSTLLTQIERYLKQAIVDKNPVVASAALVSGIYLLQTSPEVVKRWSNEVQEAVQSRAALVQFHALALLHQIRQNDRLAVSKLVTSLTRGSVRSPLAQCLLIRYTSQVIRESGMNTQGGDRPFFDFLESCLRNKAEMVILEAARAITDLNGVTSRELTPAITVLQLFLSSSKPVLRFAAVRTLNKVASTHPLAVTNCNIDMESLISDQNRSIATLAITTLLKTGNESSVDRLMKQMTNFMSDIADEFKIVVVEAIRSLCLKFPLKYRSLMNFLSNILREEGGFDYKKAIVDSIIILIRDIPDAKESGLFHLCEFIEDCEFTYLSTQILHFLGNEGPKTSDPSKYIRYIYNRVILENATVRASAVSTLAKFGALVDALKPRIFVLLRRCLFDGDDEVRDRATLYIKLLDGEATVGETEKDVTDFLFGSLDVPLANLEASLRNYEPSEVPFDISSVPKETKSQPLAEKKATGKKSTGPASAVNGPVPTIDASYEKLLSSIPEFAGFGKLFKSSTPFELTEAETEYSVNVVKHIYDGHVVLQYNCTNTIPEQLLEEVVVFVDASEAEEFSEVASKPLRSLPYDSPGQAFVAFEKPEGVLATGKFSNILKFIVKEVDSSTGEAEDDGVEDEYQLEDFEIISADYMLKVGVSNFRNAWESMDPESERVDEYGLGVRESLAEAVSAVISILGMQPCEGTDVVQNNSRSHTCLLSGVFIGNVKVLVRLSFGISGPKEVAMKLAVRSDDPEVSDRIHEIVANG from the exons ATGGCGCAGCCGCTTGTTGTGAAGAAGGACGACGACTTAGACGAGGAAG AGTACTACTCGCCGTTCCTCGGCATCGAGAAGGGCGCCGTCCTGCAGGAGGCCCGCGTCTTCCACGACCCGCAGCTCGACGCGCGGCGATGCTGCCAG GTGATCACCAAGCTTCTATACCTGCTCAACCAGGGTGACACCTTTACCAAG GTAGAGGCCACAGAGGTCTTCTTCGCTACGACCAAGTTGTTTCAGTCCAAAGATGCTGGACTTAGGAGGATGGTGTACCTCATGATCAAGGAACTCTCGCCATCAGCGGATGAG GTTATTATAGTGACAAGTTCTCTGATGAAGGATATGAATAGCAAGACTGATATGTATCGTGCAAATGCTATAAGAGTTCTTTGCCGGATCATTGATTCGACTCTTCTCACCCAAATTGAGAGGTATTTGAAGCAAGCTATCGTTGACAAGAACCCTGTTGTTGCCAGTGCGGCCCTTGTTAGTGGCATTTACCTGCTTCAG ACAAGTCCGGAAGTTGTGAAAAGATGGAGCAATGAGGTTCAGGAGGCTGTACAGTCGAGAGCTGCTCTTGTTCAGTTTCATGCCCTTGCTCTTCTTCACCAA ATTAGACAAAATGACCGGTTGGCTGTTAGCAAGCTTGTCACTAGTCTGACAAGGGGTTCAGTTCGCTCACCTCTGGCCCAGTGCCTACTTATTCGGTACACTAGCCAG GTTATTAGAGAGTCAGGCATGAATACACAAGGTGGAGACCGCCCTTTCTTTGATTTCCTGGAGTCCTGTCTCCGGAACAAAGCAGAAATGGTCATACTTGAGGCTGCACGAGCAATAACTGATCTAAAtggtgtgaccagccgtgagcttacACCTGCAATCACGGTGCTGCAATTGTTCTTAAGTTCATCCAAACCTGTGCTTAGATTTGCTGCTGTTCGCACACTTAACAAG GTTGCATCAACTCATCCTTTGGCCGTTACAAATTGTAACATAGATATGGAGAGTTTAATCTCTGATCAGAACAGGAGCATCGCAACCCTTGCAATTACCACACTGCTCAAGACAGGCAATGAATCAAGTGTTGATCGTTTAATGAAACAGATGACCAACTTTATGTCAGACATAGCCGACGAATTCAAGATTGTTGTTGTAGAAGCAATTAGATCCTTGTGCTTGAAGTTCCCCCTCAAATATCGCTCACT GATGAACTTTTTGAGCAATATCCTACGTGAAGAGGGTGGATTTGACTACAAGAAAGCTATAGTTGATTCAATTATCATACTCATTAGAGATATTCCTGATGCTAAAGAAAGTGGTTTATTTCACTTATGTGAATTCATCGAAGACTGTGAATTCACGTATCTGTCCACTCAG ATCCTTCACTTTTTGGGAAATGAAGGGCCGAAGACATCAGACCCTAGTAAATACATACGCTATATATACAATAGAGTGATACTTGAAAATGCCACTGTTCGAGCTAGTGCAGTAAGTACATTGGCAAAGTTTGGTGCTTTGGTTGATGCACTCAAG CCTCGCATATTTGTCCTTTTGAGGCGTTGCCTGTTTGATGGTGATGATGAG GTCCGGGACAGAGCGACACTTTACATCAAATTGCTTGATGGTGAAGCTACTGTTGGTGAGACTGAGAAGGATGTGACCGACTTTCTCTTTGGTTCACTTGATGTTCCACTAGCTAACTTGGAGGCCAGCCTGCGGAATTAT GAACCATCAGAGGTACCTTTTGATATTTCATCTGTACCCAAGGAAACAAAATCACAACCCCTTGCTGAGAAAAAGGCTACAGGCAAGAAATCAACAGGGCCAGCATCTGCTGTCAATGGCCCTGTTCCGACCATTGATGCATCCTATGAGAAGCTTCTTTCATCCATTCCTGAGTTTGCTGGTTTTGGGAAACTCTTTAAG TCATCAACACCTTTTGAATTGACTGAAGCCGAGACCGAATATTCAGTCAATGTTGTGAAGCACATTTATGATGGGCATGTTGTGCTTCAATACAACTGTACAAATACAATACCTGAACAACTGCTTGAAGAG GTCGTGGTGTTTGTTGACGCTTCTGAGGCAGAAGAATTTTCAGAAGTTGCATCGAAACCTTTAAGATCCTTGCCTTATGATTCCCCTGGACAGGCCTTTGTGGCCTTTGAAAAGCCAGAAGGTGTCCTTGCCACCGGGAAGTTCTCAAATATATTGAAATTCATTGTTAAAGAG GTTGATTCGTCCACAGGTGAAGCTGAGGATGATGGTGTTGAGGACGAGTATCAGCTAGAAGATTTTGAAATTATTTCTGCTGATTATATGTTGAAGGTGGGGGTTTCGAACTTCCGAAATGCTTGGGAAAGCATGGATCCGGAAAGTGAGCGGGTCGATGAGTATGGACTCGGTGTTAGGGAGAGCTTGGCCGAGGCTGTGAGTGCTGTTATAAGCATCCTCGGCATGCAGCCTTGCGAG GGAACTGATGTTGTCCAAAACAATTCGAGATCGCACACTTGCCTGCTCTCAGGTGTGTTCATTGGTAATGTGAAAGTTCTAGTGAGACTTTCATTTGGAATCAGCGGGCCCAAAGAAGTGGCCATGAAGCTAGCAGTCAGATCAGATGATCCGGAGGTCAGTGACAGGATCCATGAAATTGTTGCAAACGGCTAA